Proteins encoded together in one Janthinobacterium tructae window:
- the ftsW gene encoding putative lipid II flippase FtsW has protein sequence MAFQLPFSFGSGSAAKPLDSRARQSKMMDYDKPLVWVVLLLMLLGMVMVYSASISLSDARKFAAYTNNYFVVRQALFIGVSIIVGALVFRIPVATWQKMAPWLFIGTLVLLVMVLIPGLGVSVNGGRRWLNLPGLRPQPSELMKVVMVLYAADYTVRKQEYMHKLTKGFMPMALAVSFVGLLLLMEPDLGAFGVIVCIAMGILFLGGVNAIWFGGIGAMLTAIFVTIIALSKFRRERFFAYLDPWQEDNALNKAYQLTHSLIAFGRGELFGVGLGGSVEKLHYLPEAHTDFLLAVIGEELGLVGVLIVIGMFYWIIKRAFDIGRQAIAIDQTFAGLTAKGIAIWIGVQTFINMGVNLGLLPTKGLTLPLMSYGGTGVLINCIGLAILLRIDYENRILMRGGRL, from the coding sequence ATGGCCTTCCAACTGCCTTTCAGCTTTGGTTCCGGCTCGGCTGCCAAGCCGCTGGATAGCCGCGCGCGGCAATCGAAGATGATGGACTATGACAAGCCGCTGGTGTGGGTGGTCCTGCTGCTCATGTTGCTGGGTATGGTGATGGTGTACTCGGCGTCGATCTCGCTGTCGGACGCGCGCAAGTTCGCCGCCTACACGAACAATTATTTCGTCGTGCGCCAGGCGCTGTTCATCGGCGTGTCGATCATCGTCGGCGCGCTGGTGTTCCGCATTCCCGTCGCCACCTGGCAAAAGATGGCGCCGTGGCTGTTCATCGGCACCCTGGTGCTGCTGGTGATGGTCTTGATACCTGGCCTGGGTGTGTCGGTTAACGGTGGCCGCCGCTGGCTGAACCTGCCGGGCCTGCGGCCGCAGCCGTCCGAGCTGATGAAGGTGGTGATGGTGCTGTACGCTGCCGACTACACCGTGCGCAAGCAGGAATACATGCACAAGCTGACCAAGGGTTTCATGCCGATGGCGCTGGCCGTCAGCTTCGTCGGCCTGCTGCTGCTGATGGAGCCAGACCTGGGCGCTTTCGGCGTGATCGTCTGCATCGCCATGGGCATCCTGTTCCTGGGTGGCGTCAACGCCATCTGGTTCGGCGGCATCGGCGCCATGCTGACGGCGATCTTCGTCACCATCATCGCTTTGTCGAAATTCCGCCGCGAGCGGTTTTTTGCGTATCTCGATCCTTGGCAGGAAGACAATGCGCTGAACAAGGCTTACCAGCTGACGCACTCGCTGATCGCCTTCGGGCGCGGCGAATTGTTTGGCGTGGGCCTGGGCGGCAGCGTGGAAAAGCTGCACTACCTGCCCGAAGCGCATACGGACTTCTTGCTGGCCGTGATCGGCGAGGAACTGGGCCTGGTGGGTGTGCTGATCGTGATCGGCATGTTTTACTGGATTATCAAGCGCGCGTTCGATATCGGCCGCCAGGCGATCGCCATCGACCAGACCTTCGCGGGACTGACGGCAAAAGGCATCGCCATCTGGATCGGCGTGCAGACCTTCATCAACATGGGCGTGAACCTGGGCCTGCTGCCGACCAAGGGCTTGACTTTGCCCCTGATGAGTTATGGCGGCACGGGCGTACTGATCAACTGTATCGGCCTGGCGATTTTACTGCGCATCGATTACGAAAACCGGATCCTGATGCGCGGAGGCCGGCTATGA
- the murG gene encoding undecaprenyldiphospho-muramoylpentapeptide beta-N-acetylglucosaminyltransferase: MNNVTNLKTTKRLMIMAAGTGGHIFPGLAIAQTMRARGWEVSWLGTTHGMEQELVPKHGIPMDAIEFSGMRGKGLAHTVKGGFKMLASFFAIRRFIASRKPDVVMGMGGYVTVPGGLMARLKGVPLVLVNADAALLLSNKTLVPLAQKVCFGFPADFGSAAGKAVVTGNPVRAEILAMAPPASRFAGRSGPLRILVVGGSLGAKALNDNLPAALALMPEGERPLVTHQSGKKNIDALHAAYAQAGVQANVVDFIDDMAKAYTEADLVICRAGAITLSELTAAGVASVLVPLVASTTSHQRDNAQWMAKQGAAIHLPQTEMSAASLSTLLASLTRDTCQQMAQAALAAGKRDANEAIAHVLEKLA, from the coding sequence ATGAATAACGTGACGAACTTGAAAACGACGAAAAGACTGATGATCATGGCGGCCGGCACCGGTGGCCATATTTTTCCTGGGCTGGCGATTGCGCAGACCATGCGCGCGCGCGGCTGGGAAGTGAGCTGGCTGGGCACGACCCATGGCATGGAGCAGGAGCTGGTGCCGAAGCACGGCATTCCCATGGATGCCATTGAATTTTCCGGCATGCGTGGCAAGGGTCTGGCGCATACGGTCAAAGGCGGCTTCAAGATGCTGGCGAGTTTTTTTGCCATCCGCCGTTTCATCGCCAGCCGCAAGCCGGACGTGGTGATGGGCATGGGCGGCTACGTGACCGTGCCGGGCGGCCTGATGGCGCGCCTGAAGGGCGTGCCGCTGGTGCTTGTCAATGCCGATGCGGCGCTGCTGCTGTCGAACAAGACGCTGGTGCCGCTGGCACAAAAGGTTTGCTTCGGTTTTCCCGCTGATTTCGGCAGCGCCGCCGGCAAGGCTGTCGTCACGGGCAATCCCGTGCGCGCCGAGATCCTCGCCATGGCGCCGCCGGCATCCCGCTTTGCGGGCCGCAGCGGGCCGCTGCGCATCCTGGTGGTGGGCGGCAGCCTGGGTGCGAAAGCGCTGAACGACAATCTGCCTGCCGCGCTGGCCCTGATGCCGGAGGGCGAACGTCCGCTGGTGACGCACCAGTCGGGCAAGAAGAATATCGACGCCCTGCATGCCGCGTATGCGCAGGCGGGCGTGCAGGCCAATGTGGTCGACTTCATCGACGACATGGCCAAGGCGTATACCGAGGCCGACCTGGTGATTTGCCGCGCTGGCGCCATCACCCTGTCGGAATTGACGGCGGCCGGCGTGGCGAGCGTGCTCGTGCCGCTGGTGGCGTCGACCACGAGTCACCAGCGCGATAACGCGCAATGGATGGCCAAACAAGGCGCGGCGATTCATCTGCCGCAGACGGAAATGAGTGCGGCGTCGCTGAGCACCCTGCTGGCGTCCTTGACGCGCGATACCTGCCAGCAGATGGCGCAGGCGGCACTGGCAGCAGGCAAGCGCGACGCCAATGAGGCGATCGCACACGTATTGGAAAAACTGGCATGA
- the murC gene encoding UDP-N-acetylmuramate--L-alanine ligase, translating to MKHKVNNIHFVGIGGSGMSGIAEVLVNLGYKVSGSDLGSNAATQRLASLGATVMLGHAAENIGDADAVVTSGAVPQDNPEVVAARARKIPLVPRAVMLGELMRLKRGIAIAGTHGKTTTTSLVASVLAQGGLDPTFVIGGRLTSAGANAKLGSGDYLVAEADESDASFLNLAPMIEVITNIDADHMDTYEHDFEKLKQAFVQFTHRLPFYGRAMLCIDDPHVRAIIPFVTKPVTTYGFAQDAEVRAINARAVGLEMHFTVLQEGYPDLDVVLNQPGMHNVQNACSAIAIAREIGIADSATQQGLAEFSGVGRRFTRYGDVALPNGGSFALVDDFGHHPVETEVTLAAARAAYPGRRLVLAFQPHRYSRTRDLFEDFVKVLGAPDVLLLSEVYAAGEAPIVAADGRALAHALRARGKIEPIFVESMTDMADTIMSVARDGDVVLTMGAGSISGIPQQLTTYQSHTAKA from the coding sequence GTGAAGCATAAAGTAAACAATATCCACTTTGTCGGCATCGGCGGCAGCGGCATGAGCGGCATCGCCGAAGTGCTGGTCAACCTGGGCTACAAGGTGTCGGGCTCCGACCTGGGCAGCAATGCGGCGACGCAGCGCCTGGCGAGCCTGGGCGCGACTGTCATGCTCGGCCACGCGGCCGAAAATATCGGCGACGCCGATGCGGTCGTGACCTCGGGCGCCGTCCCGCAAGACAATCCGGAAGTGGTGGCAGCGCGTGCGCGCAAGATCCCGCTGGTGCCGCGCGCCGTGATGCTCGGTGAATTGATGCGTTTGAAACGCGGCATCGCCATCGCCGGCACGCATGGCAAGACGACGACGACCAGTCTGGTCGCTTCGGTGCTGGCGCAGGGCGGCCTCGATCCTACTTTTGTGATCGGTGGACGCCTGACCAGTGCCGGCGCGAACGCCAAGCTCGGATCGGGCGACTACCTGGTGGCCGAAGCCGATGAGTCGGACGCCTCGTTCCTGAACCTGGCGCCGATGATCGAAGTGATCACGAATATCGACGCCGATCACATGGACACCTACGAGCACGATTTCGAAAAGCTCAAGCAGGCGTTCGTGCAGTTCACGCACCGTCTGCCTTTCTATGGCCGCGCCATGCTGTGCATCGATGATCCGCACGTACGCGCCATCATCCCGTTCGTGACCAAGCCGGTCACCACCTATGGCTTCGCGCAGGACGCCGAAGTGCGCGCCATCAACGCGCGTGCAGTGGGCCTGGAAATGCATTTCACGGTGCTGCAGGAAGGCTATCCTGATCTCGACGTGGTGTTGAACCAGCCTGGCATGCACAATGTGCAAAATGCCTGCTCGGCGATCGCCATCGCGCGCGAAATCGGCATCGCCGACAGCGCCACCCAGCAAGGACTGGCCGAGTTTTCCGGCGTGGGCCGCCGCTTCACGCGCTATGGCGACGTGGCACTGCCGAACGGCGGCAGCTTTGCGCTGGTCGATGATTTCGGCCACCATCCGGTGGAAACGGAAGTGACCCTGGCCGCTGCGCGCGCCGCCTATCCTGGCCGCCGCCTGGTGCTGGCTTTCCAGCCGCACCGCTACAGCCGCACGCGCGACCTGTTCGAGGATTTCGTCAAGGTGCTCGGTGCACCCGACGTGCTGCTGCTGTCCGAAGTGTATGCGGCAGGCGAAGCGCCCATCGTCGCCGCCGACGGCCGCGCATTGGCGCATGCGCTGCGCGCGCGCGGCAAGATCGAACCGATTTTCGTCGAGTCCATGACGGACATGGCCGACACCATCATGAGCGTGGCGCGCGACGGCGACGTCGTGCTGACCATGGGAGCCGGCTCGATCAGCGGCATCCCGCAACAACTGACAACGTATCAATCTCACACTGCAAAGGCCTGA
- a CDS encoding D-alanine--D-alanine ligase, giving the protein MNQASAIDVKQLGKVGVLFGGSSAEREVSLMSGAGVLAALKSRGVDAHAFDTGERSLAELAAEQFDRVFIALHGRFGEDGSLQGALEQLGIPYTGSGVMACAVGMDKVYTKMIWLMHQLPTPQYAVLNDSSDLAKVAAELGLPLIVKPPHEGSSIGITTVNEASAFQAAYDIAAGLDDSVLAEEFIKGREFTVAILGQGATARALPPIEIVAPQGNYDYQNKYFTDDTQYFCPPQLDQAIVSEMERIAVAAYRALGCEGWGRVDVLMRAADSKLFLLEVNTSPGMTGHSLVPMAARAVGISYEDLCLEIVAGARLKMHKGQH; this is encoded by the coding sequence GTGAACCAAGCTTCAGCTATCGACGTTAAACAATTGGGCAAAGTCGGCGTCCTGTTCGGCGGCAGCTCGGCCGAGCGCGAAGTGTCGCTGATGTCCGGCGCGGGCGTACTTGCCGCTCTGAAAAGCCGTGGCGTGGACGCGCACGCGTTCGACACGGGCGAACGCAGCCTGGCCGAACTGGCTGCCGAGCAATTTGACCGCGTCTTCATCGCGCTGCATGGCCGCTTTGGCGAAGACGGCAGCCTGCAGGGCGCGCTGGAGCAGCTGGGCATCCCTTACACGGGTAGCGGTGTGATGGCGTGCGCGGTGGGCATGGACAAGGTCTATACCAAGATGATCTGGCTGATGCACCAGTTGCCGACGCCACAGTACGCGGTGCTCAATGACAGCTCCGACCTGGCCAAAGTGGCAGCTGAACTGGGCTTGCCGCTGATCGTCAAGCCGCCGCATGAGGGTTCGAGCATCGGCATCACCACCGTCAATGAAGCATCGGCCTTCCAGGCGGCCTACGATATCGCCGCCGGTCTCGATGATTCGGTACTGGCCGAGGAATTCATCAAGGGCCGCGAATTCACCGTGGCGATCCTGGGCCAGGGTGCCACGGCGCGCGCGCTGCCGCCGATTGAAATCGTCGCGCCGCAAGGCAATTACGACTATCAGAACAAGTACTTCACGGACGATACGCAGTATTTTTGTCCGCCGCAGCTGGACCAGGCGATTGTGTCGGAAATGGAGCGCATCGCCGTGGCAGCCTACCGTGCCCTCGGCTGTGAAGGCTGGGGACGGGTCGATGTGCTGATGCGTGCGGCCGACAGCAAGTTGTTCCTGCTGGAAGTCAATACCTCGCCCGGCATGACGGGACACTCGCTCGTGCCGATGGCGGCACGCGCGGTGGGTATCAGCTATGAAGACCTGTGCCTGGAAATCGTCGCCGGCGCGCGACTGAAAATGCACAAGGGACAGCACTGA
- a CDS encoding cell division protein FtsQ/DivIB, with protein sequence MWHDAKSLNTTANGLLAAVLVVCVAAGVWWVSQRPMFDLRTIKVESADDKGLRHVNYLTLRSGTLGRIKGNFFTTNLESVRGVFEAVPWVRRASVRREWPNQLIVALEEHEALGTWGEDGRLLSVKGDVFTANVAEAEDDHELPAFAGPDGSEKEVLATYVQLAKWFAPLKMVPESLSLSSRYAWTVKLDNGMSVALGREQNHTTLKARVDRLVGIYPQLASRLENIDTIDMRYQNGLALSSAGLVIPAEGKDGRPAPAIRKKNGSPIKKPT encoded by the coding sequence ATGTGGCATGACGCTAAAAGCCTCAATACGACTGCCAACGGCTTGCTGGCCGCGGTTCTGGTCGTGTGCGTGGCGGCCGGCGTCTGGTGGGTGTCGCAGCGTCCCATGTTCGACCTGCGCACGATCAAGGTGGAAAGTGCGGACGACAAGGGCCTGCGTCACGTGAATTACCTGACCCTGCGCAGCGGCACTTTGGGCCGCATCAAGGGCAATTTCTTCACGACCAACCTGGAAAGCGTGCGCGGCGTGTTCGAAGCGGTACCCTGGGTGCGCCGTGCCAGCGTGCGGCGCGAGTGGCCGAACCAGCTGATCGTGGCGCTGGAAGAACACGAAGCGCTGGGTACCTGGGGCGAAGACGGGCGTTTGCTGTCGGTCAAGGGCGACGTGTTTACGGCCAATGTAGCCGAAGCCGAAGACGACCATGAATTGCCTGCGTTTGCCGGTCCCGATGGCAGCGAGAAGGAAGTACTGGCCACCTATGTGCAGCTGGCAAAGTGGTTTGCGCCGTTGAAGATGGTGCCTGAATCGCTGTCGCTGTCGAGCCGCTATGCGTGGACCGTGAAACTGGATAACGGCATGAGCGTGGCGCTGGGGCGCGAGCAAAATCATACGACCCTGAAGGCGCGGGTCGACCGGCTGGTGGGCATCTACCCGCAGCTGGCGAGCCGGCTGGAGAATATCGACACGATCGATATGCGCTACCAGAATGGTCTGGCGCTCAGTTCCGCCGGCCTGGTGATACCGGCCGAAGGCAAGGATGGCAGGCCGGCGCCAGCCATCAGGAAGAAAAATGGCAGTCCGATTAAAAAACCGACTTAA
- the ftsA gene encoding cell division protein FtsA has protein sequence MTKDAKNLIVGLDIGTSKVVAVVAEVMSDGRHEVIGLGQHESKGLKKGVVVNIEATVESIQRALEEAELMADCKIRNVYAGIAGSHIRSFNSSGMVAIKDKEVTATDVARVIETAKAVNIPTDQQLLHTVPQEFIVDSQEDVREPIGMSGIRLEVKVHIVTGAVSAVQNIVKCVRRCGLEVSDLILQPMASADAVLTPDEKELGVVLIDIGGGTTDVAVFSDGAIRHTAVIPIAGDQITNDIAMALRTPTAEAEEIKIRYGVAKQVLADPGESLEVPGLGDRGPRNLSRQALAAVIEPRVEELFAMVHQVVRESGYEGVLSSGIVLTGGTSIMPGMVEMAEDIFLKPARLGTPEYRGQLADVVRSPRYATVLGLLLEAKKQYLRGHIVTRQDGSVKAVWQRMKEWFLGNF, from the coding sequence ATGACAAAAGACGCGAAAAACCTGATCGTCGGCCTCGACATCGGCACCTCGAAAGTGGTGGCGGTGGTAGCCGAAGTGATGTCCGACGGACGCCACGAAGTGATCGGGCTGGGCCAGCACGAATCGAAGGGCCTGAAAAAGGGCGTAGTGGTGAATATCGAGGCCACGGTGGAATCCATCCAGCGCGCGCTGGAAGAGGCCGAGCTGATGGCTGACTGCAAGATCCGCAATGTGTACGCGGGCATTGCGGGCAGCCATATCCGCAGCTTCAATTCCAGCGGCATGGTGGCCATCAAGGACAAGGAAGTGACGGCGACCGACGTGGCGCGCGTCATCGAGACGGCAAAAGCGGTTAACATTCCGACCGATCAGCAATTGCTGCACACGGTGCCGCAAGAGTTCATCGTCGACAGCCAGGAAGATGTGCGCGAGCCTATCGGCATGAGCGGAATCCGCCTGGAAGTGAAGGTGCATATCGTCACCGGAGCCGTGTCGGCAGTGCAGAACATCGTCAAGTGCGTGCGCCGCTGCGGCCTGGAAGTGTCGGACCTGATCCTGCAGCCGATGGCTTCGGCCGATGCGGTGCTCACGCCCGACGAGAAGGAACTGGGCGTGGTGCTGATCGACATCGGCGGCGGCACGACCGATGTGGCGGTATTCTCCGATGGCGCGATCCGCCATACGGCAGTCATTCCCATCGCCGGCGACCAGATCACCAACGACATCGCCATGGCCTTGCGTACCCCGACCGCGGAAGCGGAAGAAATCAAGATCCGCTATGGCGTGGCCAAGCAGGTCCTGGCCGACCCTGGCGAATCGCTGGAAGTGCCTGGCCTGGGCGACCGCGGCCCGCGCAACCTGTCGCGTCAGGCGCTGGCGGCAGTGATCGAGCCGCGGGTCGAGGAGCTGTTCGCGATGGTGCACCAGGTGGTGCGCGAATCCGGTTATGAAGGTGTGCTGTCGTCGGGCATCGTGCTCACGGGCGGTACGTCCATCATGCCCGGCATGGTGGAAATGGCGGAAGACATTTTCCTGAAACCGGCGCGCCTGGGCACGCCCGAGTATCGGGGCCAGCTGGCTGACGTGGTGCGCAGTCCGCGCTATGCCACGGTATTGGGCCTGCTGCTGGAAGCGAAGAAGCAATACCTGCGCGGCCACATCGTGACGCGTCAGGATGGCTCGGTGAAGGCGGTCTGGCAGCGCATGAAGGAATGGTTTTTAGGTAATTTTTAA
- the ftsZ gene encoding cell division protein FtsZ: protein MEFDMVDNTALGTVIKVVGVGGAGGNAVQHMINKGMSGVEFIAANTDAQALSTSKAHNIIQIGDTGLGAGMKPAVGRQLAEESRARIADALRGAHMVFIAAGMGGGTGTGAAPIVAEVAKELGALTVAVVSKPFSYEGQKCMDIADEGLEQLSLHVDSLIIILNEKLEEIYEDESMLEWMQHADDVLNNAVAGIAEIINVPGHINVDFNDVKTIMGEQGKAMMGTATASGVDRARIAAEQAVASPLLDGIDLSGARGVLVNVTASRGLKGKEIKEVMAAVRAFAAPDASIAQGIAYDDAMGDDIRVTVVATGLGRAKKNIQLVPQQVLRTGTHNSPLTPSAAMGSAQAATTTVGVATPAAGFDGMKAPAVWRRESASEQVRAMEKNGMETYDIPAFLRKQAD, encoded by the coding sequence ATGGAGTTCGATATGGTCGATAACACAGCTTTAGGTACCGTCATCAAGGTCGTCGGCGTCGGCGGTGCGGGTGGCAATGCAGTCCAACACATGATCAACAAAGGCATGTCGGGTGTGGAGTTCATTGCCGCCAACACCGACGCACAGGCCCTGTCGACATCGAAGGCGCACAACATCATCCAGATCGGCGATACCGGCCTGGGCGCCGGCATGAAGCCTGCCGTCGGCCGCCAGCTGGCCGAAGAATCGCGCGCACGCATTGCCGACGCGCTGCGCGGCGCGCACATGGTCTTCATCGCTGCCGGCATGGGCGGCGGTACGGGAACGGGCGCTGCACCTATCGTGGCCGAAGTGGCCAAGGAGCTGGGCGCGCTGACGGTCGCCGTGGTATCGAAGCCATTCTCGTACGAAGGCCAGAAGTGCATGGACATCGCCGACGAAGGCCTGGAGCAGCTCTCCTTGCACGTCGATTCGCTGATCATCATCCTCAACGAAAAACTGGAAGAGATCTACGAAGACGAAAGCATGCTGGAATGGATGCAGCACGCCGATGATGTGCTCAACAACGCGGTGGCCGGCATTGCCGAGATCATCAACGTGCCGGGCCACATCAACGTCGACTTCAACGACGTGAAAACCATCATGGGCGAGCAGGGCAAGGCCATGATGGGTACGGCGACCGCTTCCGGCGTCGACCGCGCGCGCATCGCCGCCGAACAGGCTGTCGCTTCGCCGCTGCTCGATGGCATCGACCTGTCCGGTGCGCGCGGCGTGCTGGTCAACGTCACGGCCAGCCGTGGCTTGAAAGGTAAAGAGATCAAGGAAGTCATGGCTGCCGTGCGCGCGTTTGCCGCGCCGGATGCGTCGATCGCGCAAGGCATCGCCTACGACGACGCCATGGGCGACGACATCCGCGTCACCGTGGTGGCCACGGGCCTGGGCCGCGCCAAGAAAAACATCCAGCTGGTACCGCAGCAAGTGCTGCGCACCGGTACCCACAACAGCCCGCTGACCCCGTCGGCTGCCATGGGTAGCGCGCAAGCGGCGACGACGACGGTTGGCGTGGCTACGCCAGCAGCCGGTTTCGACGGCATGAAGGCGCCGGCAGTATGGCGCCGCGAATCGGCTTCCGAGCAGGTGCGCGCGATGGAAAAGAATGGCATGGAAACCTACGATATCCCGGCATTCCTGCGTAAACAGGCCGATTAA
- a CDS encoding peroxiredoxin — MTIKIGDTLPEGTLAEFIESETEGCALGPNTFNVQDLVKGKKIVIFGLPGAYTPTCSAQHVPGYVQHAADLKAKGVDEIWCISVNDAFVMGAWGRDQKATGVVRMMADGNAAYSKALGLDADFSKHGMGTRSQRYSMLVDNGVVTQLNVEQGGKFEVSNAETLLGQLA, encoded by the coding sequence ATGACCATCAAGATCGGCGACACCCTGCCAGAAGGCACCCTGGCCGAATTCATTGAAAGCGAAACCGAAGGCTGCGCACTGGGCCCGAACACGTTCAACGTGCAAGACCTGGTCAAGGGCAAGAAGATCGTCATCTTCGGCCTGCCAGGCGCCTACACCCCGACCTGCTCCGCACAGCACGTGCCAGGCTACGTGCAGCACGCTGCCGACCTGAAAGCCAAAGGCGTCGATGAAATCTGGTGCATCTCCGTCAACGACGCGTTCGTGATGGGCGCCTGGGGCCGCGATCAGAAAGCCACCGGCGTGGTACGCATGATGGCTGACGGCAATGCCGCCTACAGCAAGGCCCTGGGCCTGGACGCCGATTTTTCCAAGCACGGCATGGGCACGCGCTCGCAGCGCTACTCGATGCTGGTCGACAATGGCGTCGTGACGCAATTGAACGTCGAGCAGGGCGGCAAGTTTGAAGTGTCGAATGCGGAAACCTTGCTGGGCCAGCTGGCCTAA
- a CDS encoding class I SAM-dependent methyltransferase, whose product MQQHDVVTEQFGKTANAYLSSAVHAQGADLVLMQECARRHGKPAVLDLGCGAGHASFAVAPVAQSVVAYDLAQPMLDVVDYARVQRGLHNIRTQQGDVARLPFADASFDMVVTRFSAHHWNDVAAALAEAWRVLRPNGTLLVVDIVAPKTALYDSTLQAVEMLRDASHVRDYRTCEWGAKFDNAGFTHSLRSVWKLTMQFDEWVARMRTPGERVAAIRNLFDGAPEEARRYFALQDDYSFSIDAAMFEATKPSVQ is encoded by the coding sequence ATGCAGCAGCACGATGTCGTTACCGAACAGTTTGGCAAGACGGCGAATGCCTACCTGAGCAGCGCGGTACACGCGCAAGGCGCCGACCTGGTGCTGATGCAGGAATGCGCGCGCCGCCATGGCAAGCCGGCCGTCCTGGACCTGGGCTGCGGCGCCGGCCACGCCAGCTTCGCCGTCGCTCCCGTGGCGCAATCGGTCGTCGCGTATGACCTGGCGCAGCCCATGCTCGACGTGGTCGACTACGCCAGGGTGCAGCGCGGCTTGCACAACATCCGCACGCAACAGGGCGATGTGGCGCGCCTGCCGTTTGCCGACGCCAGCTTCGACATGGTCGTCACGCGCTTTTCCGCGCACCACTGGAACGACGTGGCCGCTGCCCTGGCGGAGGCTTGGCGCGTGCTGCGCCCGAACGGCACTTTATTGGTGGTCGACATCGTCGCACCGAAAACGGCCCTGTACGACAGCACTCTGCAAGCGGTGGAAATGCTGCGCGACGCGTCGCACGTGCGCGACTACCGCACCTGCGAGTGGGGCGCCAAGTTCGATAACGCGGGCTTCACGCACAGCTTGCGCAGCGTGTGGAAACTGACGATGCAGTTCGACGAGTGGGTGGCGCGCATGCGCACGCCAGGCGAACGCGTAGCAGCCATCCGCAACCTGTTCGATGGCGCACCCGAAGAAGCGCGCAGATATTTTGCGCTGCAAGACGATTATTCGTTCAGCATCGATGCGGCCATGTTCGAGGCGACGAAACCCTCAGTACAGTAA
- a CDS encoding helix-turn-helix transcriptional regulator, giving the protein MSNKLAEFIRARREAVTPAMAGLPGGGRRRTPGLRREELAQLCDVSPTWLTWLEQGRPVSASAKMLARLAQVLQLSAAERAYLFEVADKHDPSHGTGEGGGPAAAELAAIVAAIDAPAYILDREWNAVAWNGAASALFAGWLHDDGDAPNQLRFMFLDAGARALVVGWPERAQRLVAEFRADIGRQADQAPLAGLIAELAGASLEFRQWWGAQQVQGRDGGLRRFQHAQQGLLEFNQVTLHLARQHDLKLVMLLPVP; this is encoded by the coding sequence ATGTCGAATAAGCTCGCTGAATTCATCCGCGCCCGGCGCGAAGCCGTCACCCCCGCCATGGCCGGCTTGCCTGGAGGTGGGCGCCGCCGCACGCCGGGCTTGCGGCGCGAAGAGCTGGCGCAGCTGTGCGACGTCAGCCCCACCTGGCTGACGTGGCTGGAGCAGGGGCGGCCCGTGTCGGCGTCGGCCAAGATGCTGGCCCGCCTGGCGCAGGTGCTGCAGCTGAGCGCGGCCGAGCGCGCCTATCTGTTCGAGGTGGCCGACAAGCATGATCCCAGCCATGGCACAGGCGAGGGCGGAGGGCCGGCCGCCGCCGAGCTGGCCGCCATCGTCGCCGCCATCGACGCGCCCGCGTATATCCTCGACCGCGAATGGAATGCCGTGGCGTGGAACGGGGCGGCGTCCGCGTTGTTTGCGGGCTGGCTGCATGACGACGGGGATGCACCGAACCAGCTGCGCTTCATGTTCCTGGATGCGGGGGCGCGCGCGCTGGTCGTCGGCTGGCCCGAACGGGCGCAGCGGCTGGTGGCGGAATTCCGCGCCGATATCGGCCGCCAGGCGGACCAGGCGCCGCTGGCCGGCCTGATCGCGGAACTGGCCGGCGCCAGCCTTGAATTTCGCCAGTGGTGGGGCGCGCAGCAGGTGCAGGGCCGCGATGGGGGATTGCGCCGCTTCCAGCATGCGCAGCAGGGGCTGCTGGAGTTCAATCAGGTGACCTTGCACCTGGCGCGCCAGCACGACTTGAAACTGGTGATGCTGTTGCCGGTGCCATAA